In Opitutaceae bacterium, the sequence TAGGTATCACCGCAGACGGACTCCTCACCTTTAACGAGAAGCAGGCATCCGAAGAACAACTGCTGGCCTTGCTTCAACGCGTCAAACAGGTCGACCGCGATATTCCGGTGCTCATACGCGCGGATGAAACCACGCCTCTCAAAAAGCTGGCCTTCGTCATGGATGCCTGCCGAAAGACGGGTCTCAACAAGTTCAGTCTCCAGTCCCGCTGACCGGCGCCGGGTGGGCCGTCGCACCCGCACGACTGATCTTGGCGCGCAAAGCGTCCGCTCGCACCTTCGCCTCTTCGGGCTTGTCGTCAACGTCGGCATACCAATCCAATGCATACAGGTTGGCGCGTTGCTCCTCTGCGATTTGGGTCCAGGCCGTCGCTTCAATTGAGTTGGGCTTGGTCCCAAACCCAAGGCGCAGCATCACCGCGAGAATTCCCTGAGCTTCGGCACGACCCTTTAAAGCAAGTGCTTCTATTCTCCTGAACGCTTCCTCGGGCTCGCACGCGAGGCCCTCTTCGCCACAGAGCAAAAGGTACCAGGCAGAGGCTTCCGACGTCTGGGCAGCAGGCACCTGGCCGCTCGCTATCAAGAATGCCAAGTCAACCTGCGCGCGATGCACCCCCGCGACTGCCGCCTTCCGATAAAGCTCCAATGCCCGTTTCGGGTCGAGCGGGACTCCCTCGCCGTTCGCGAAAGCCTGCGCCAGAAGGAACGTGGCATAGGGTGTCACGGGTTCACGCCGGAGTACCAATCCCGCCTCAGTCCAGGATTGGGAAATCAACACCGTACCCAAGTCGCCGTGCAGCAGGGCGCGCGAGCCATAAGGATCGTCCTGATAGGCAAGCCGAACCCAATTGTGACCGTCTCTCGATTGCACCAGCCCATCCGGCGTCAGCGCCACAAAGCCTTCCTGAGGTGAGGCAAAAACGCTTACCGGCGGCTCGTTGGTCAACGCCTCAAAGCCGCGACAAGGCTCCCAGGCTTCGCCTTCCACGGCTCGGAATGCACTCCCATCTGCCCCAAAGACCACAATGAACCGGTCAAAACCCACCACCCGCATGGCAGGCGCCTTGCCGCCCGTCTGGGCCTCCGTCCACGGGCCGGCCGGTGAGGTCGCCGTCAAGATATGCGACTGTCCACGCTTCTGCCCAACCACCCACCATTGGTTCCAAATCTCCGCCACGTCGTTTGGCCGAAAGCCTTCTTCAAATTGATGCCTGAACTCCACTCCTGTTTCTGAAAAGACCACCAATCCGCCTTCCTGCGAAACTGCGACCCATCCGCTGTCCTTCGCCGAGAGCGCGACCCATGTCCCCGAAATCTCAATGAGGGCGGGCGGAATCTTCTTCTTCCCCGGCATCACCCACAAGAACCCGCTCCCACCGACTGCCAACGAGTGCGTTCCCCCTGCTATTGCGCTGATCCGCCCAGGCATGTCGCGGTAGTGCAGCCACTCGCGATCATTCCTCAGCTGCGCGAGTCCTGTCCCGCTCGCAGCATAGGTATTGCCCCGCCAGGACGTTACCCGGGTAAGGTCGCCCACAAGGGCGGGCGCTTCCAATGAAGTGGGCGTCTTGTCGTCCCCCCGCGTGGGAATCACAGCAAGACCGGCCCCGGCCAAGACCATAAGTGAAAGCCACAACCCCCGGGAAAAGCCAACAGCGCGCATCAGTCGATGATCAGGACGTGGTCTCCCCGCCGCACTTCTTCGTAAAGATCGACAATCTCGCGGTTGCTCATGAGGACGCATCCTGCACTTTGCGGCGATCCAAGTCGATCTTCGTGATTGGTACCATGGACATAAATATAGCGTTCATAGGTATCGACTTCCCCGCCAAGATTGATCCCGGCTTCCAGGCCGCGAAGCCAAAGGATTCGGCTTGTTACGAGGTTCCCCTGCTGCTCCTGCTCACCCAGTTCACTGTAATGGAAGCCAGTCGGCGTCCGTGACTTGAATACCATGCCTGCTGGTTGCTCCGCACCGATCCGCTCGGCGATCTCGTGCAACCCCCGGGGTGTGCCGAGAGAGTTCCGGACGTTGCTCGGAGGACGGGACGAGGTGGAGATCACATAGGTACGAACGAGGGTGTCGTGTTTGAAAAACTGCATCGCCTGACAGGAAATGTGCACGACAAGCCAGCGCTCTGAAGGCTTGATACCAAGGCGCGAACAGGCTTCCTTGTACCGTTCTACAGGAAACGTTATCGTGAATACATCTCTCACAGTCGGTATCGTCGGAGCCACAGGTGCGGTTGGTCAAGAACTCGTCCGCCTTCTCCACGAGCGTCAGTTCCCGATGGCCAAGCTCCGTCTCTTCGCCTCCGCACGCTCGGCAGGCAAGACGGTCGAGCACGGAGGGCGTGTTTACACGATCGAGGAAGCCAAACCCGGTGTATTCGCCGGCGTCAACGTGGCCTTTTTCGCCGCTGGGGGGCCGGTCACCCGGGCCTTGGCGCCGGACGCCATCAAGGCCGGCTGCCTGGTGATCGACAAGAGCTCGGCTTTCCGCATGGACCCGAAGGTCCCCCTTGTGATTCCGGAGATCAATTCTCAGGACCTGCGCCAGCATGAAGGGTTGATTGCCAATCCCAACTGCTCGACCGCGGTCACGTTGATGGGACTTTGGCCGCTCCACCAACGGTTCGGCCTAAAGCGCTACATCGCCTCGACCTACCAATCTGTCTCCGGCACGGGTGCCGAGGCGGTGCGCGAACTCGACGAGCAAACCCGCGCCCTGGTCGCGGGTCGTCCCGCCGAGAAGAAGGTCTATCCGTACCAGATTGCCCAGAACTGCATTCCGCAGGTCGATACTTTCGGCGCGGACGGCTACACAGGCGAAGAGCACAAGATGATGCTCGAGAGCCGGAAGATCATGGGGCTCCCCAACCTGAAGGTTTCAGCGACCTGCGTACGGGTACCGGTTGTGCGTGCGCACTCAATTTCCGTCTCCGCCGAGTTCGAGCGTCCAGTCTCGGTTGCAGACGCTCGCGCCGCGGTTGCAGCATTCCCTGGAGCCGCCCTCGTGGACGACCCGGGTACAAAGGCATACCCCACACCTCTGGATTTCGCTGAAAAGGTGAAGTGTGGAGTCGGGCGTATTCGCATCGATACGGCGCTCGATAACGGCCTGTCTTTCTGGGTTTCCGGCGACAACCTCTGGAAGGGCGCTGCCCTGAACGCGGTGCAGAACGCGGAATTGATGTTTCGAGAAGGCTTGCTGAAGGCCTGAGAAAAGTTGCAACCCCGGCTGATGCGGATTCTCTGGCCACAATGAAGCCAACATCCGCAATCGGGCGCTGGTTCGACCGTTGGGCCGATCGCATCGCGTGTGTGATCGGCGCCGTCTTGGCTGCGCAAGGTCCCTCGTTCATGCTGCAATACCTGCAGCGCCTGGGGGGACACCTCGATGAAGCGCGACGGCAGCTGGCGCTCCTTGTGTCGGCTGCGGAAAAGTCCGGCCGACCCTGGCGTGAATGGGCGGAATCCGCC encodes:
- a CDS encoding biopolymer transporter ExbD, whose product is MNGLRVKRYRRPELPLVPLIDVLVMLVLFAFVTMRFSVNQTLNITLPKVETAGKNEFKGTVVIGITADGLLTFNEKQASEEQLLALLQRVKQVDRDIPVLIRADETTPLKKLAFVMDACRKTGLNKFSLQSR
- a CDS encoding aspartate-semialdehyde dehydrogenase, producing the protein MNTSLTVGIVGATGAVGQELVRLLHERQFPMAKLRLFASARSAGKTVEHGGRVYTIEEAKPGVFAGVNVAFFAAGGPVTRALAPDAIKAGCLVIDKSSAFRMDPKVPLVIPEINSQDLRQHEGLIANPNCSTAVTLMGLWPLHQRFGLKRYIASTYQSVSGTGAEAVRELDEQTRALVAGRPAEKKVYPYQIAQNCIPQVDTFGADGYTGEEHKMMLESRKIMGLPNLKVSATCVRVPVVRAHSISVSAEFERPVSVADARAAVAAFPGAALVDDPGTKAYPTPLDFAEKVKCGVGRIRIDTALDNGLSFWVSGDNLWKGAALNAVQNAELMFREGLLKA
- a CDS encoding L,D-transpeptidase, whose translation is MHISCQAMQFFKHDTLVRTYVISTSSRPPSNVRNSLGTPRGLHEIAERIGAEQPAGMVFKSRTPTGFHYSELGEQEQQGNLVTSRILWLRGLEAGINLGGEVDTYERYIYVHGTNHEDRLGSPQSAGCVLMSNREIVDLYEEVRRGDHVLIID
- a CDS encoding tetratricopeptide repeat protein encodes the protein MVLAGAGLAVIPTRGDDKTPTSLEAPALVGDLTRVTSWRGNTYAASGTGLAQLRNDREWLHYRDMPGRISAIAGGTHSLAVGGSGFLWVMPGKKKIPPALIEISGTWVALSAKDSGWVAVSQEGGLVVFSETGVEFRHQFEEGFRPNDVAEIWNQWWVVGQKRGQSHILTATSPAGPWTEAQTGGKAPAMRVVGFDRFIVVFGADGSAFRAVEGEAWEPCRGFEALTNEPPVSVFASPQEGFVALTPDGLVQSRDGHNWVRLAYQDDPYGSRALLHGDLGTVLISQSWTEAGLVLRREPVTPYATFLLAQAFANGEGVPLDPKRALELYRKAAVAGVHRAQVDLAFLIASGQVPAAQTSEASAWYLLLCGEEGLACEPEEAFRRIEALALKGRAEAQGILAVMLRLGFGTKPNSIEATAWTQIAEEQRANLYALDWYADVDDKPEEAKVRADALRAKISRAGATAHPAPVSGTGD